The Hordeum vulgare subsp. vulgare chromosome 4H, MorexV3_pseudomolecules_assembly, whole genome shotgun sequence genomic interval agacAGCCATTAGGTTTGCCTAGAAGCAGCCACCCTTTAAAGATTGCGTAATAGCTCACGGATCGAGCACCATCGTGCTGAAGGTAAACAGGGATAAGCAAGGTGCCTAAGCTATGAGATGTCAAAATGCATTGGTAGGGGAGCGTTCCGTCTTAGAGGGAAGCAACCTCTTTCCTAAATATGTATCGGTTATATTTCATGGTCGAGGCTCATTTTTCTATTGTTTTACCATACATGGTTTGTTTCTATTATAGTTGCTCAGAATATAAGGTGTGTCGATTTTCATgcaagttaaccttatatatgtTTGATCAAGATTATAGAATAAAGTATCGACAACCACCATACAAAATaagtaaaatataaaaatactttttgtgatggaTCTAACCATACAAATTTGATATTGTAGATATAGAGCAATCCAAACTATTTGAAAAGATAATGATGTTTTTCTAAACTTAATCAAATGTGCACATGTTtagtttttggaaaaaataaatcaaTACACCCCTTTTTAAAACTTAGTCAAATATGCACATGTTATATTTTGCGATGGAGGGAGTAAATTCTAGTAATTGCCTCTCGCTCCCTCAGCCTCACCACACCTCAACACCTCCGCACTGCACAGACACACAACCGGAAGCCAGGACGAAGCCACCATGGCGCTGGTCGTTCGCGCCTCCGGTGGAGGCGGCGGCGTTCGCCTCATCTTCTCCGCGCTACTTCGGAGAATGATAGGGGTGCCCTCGCGTCGCGTCGACACTTCCAGCCCGTCTGGTTCTCCCTcgagcgacgacgacggcgacgacgacgacgacacctgCCCGCGGATCAAGCGGATTCCGTGCAACATCTCCTCGCTATCTAACTTCCTCTCTCTGAACGGCCGCGATTCGAGCTCTGCGCACATGTCGGGGGCGATGCCTCTGCCATTCAGCCATACCGACTGGCCTGCCCACCAGATGTTCGATGTCAGAACTGCACGGCCGGAGAGCGCCAAACAGGATCTGGAGATGGTGACCAGAACCAGGCAAGTCACACGGTTGCCTAGGGAGCATGAGAATGTGATGCCTCCGGTGGTCCTGGTGAACACTACGCCCGGCCAGCCTCCCATCCTGCGCATCCCGCTGACTGATAGGCTGGTAGCCTCGTTCCTGGCACAGGTACGTGCCAACACATGAGTAAATGTGGGCAAAGTGTGGATCAGCCTTATAGATTTGTTAAAATCTGCAGCTAGCTCGTTTCGCACTTATGTTATCTGCACTGTCGCAAGTTTGTATGTACATATTTAAAAGTAATTTTGTCCATACTTTCAGGCAGTGGGGGTCAGGTTGATGGTACCGCTGGGGTGAATATGACAGCAAATCGTGCAGTGATCCCACCTTCCTCAGACAGCAAGGTTTTGTATTTACATTCCTTTTCCTCTACCACAAGATGCAGTGACCAACACCCACCCCCGCTCGGCCCCTTCTCGGACAGCAAGGTTTTGTATTTACAGCAAGGTGCAGTGACCAACACCCACCCCCGCTCGGCCCCTTCTCTCGGTTCTCGACGACCGAGAGCCCTAGAGCCCCCCCACTCGATCTCCCCTCCCTCTCGCACGAGGGCCCTGATCCCCTGAGCCCCTGCACCGCGCCATCGCGCCTCCCGCTCGCCCCTGCATCGCGCCACCGCGCCACCTTGACCCATCTCTCCCCACAAGATCCGTTCGCCCCATCCCACTTCCGGTCGGAGCCCCTACCGCGTCAGCCCTCGGgcggccctcctcccctcccgatcCCTCGCGTGCCAGCTCCATTCCGGTAGGCCGGCGGCCTCTCTCTCTGGCATTCCCCACCAGCGACCCCGCACCGGCCGGCCCCGGCGGCCTCTTTCTCCGATGCCTCCACCTCGCTCCCACCATCGGACCACCTCCGGCGGCCGGAAACTCCCCTTTCCCGGCGGCGCCCCTCCCTCAACCAACACCGGCGGCACCACTCACCCCGTCACCCCCACCGACCAGAGCTCCCCATGGCAGCCCcgtccccggggggggggggggggggggctcccccACCGGAGCTTCCTCGACGCCCACACCGACCTCCATCGAGCCTACCCTGAGCTCATTCTTGCACATCAACAGGGCTCGGTCCGaacgcccctctccctctccttcacctCCGGTTCCATTTCGGCGAACGTCGCCTCGTTCCGGTGCCATTGGTCTCTTGTTGGAGGTGGAGGTTCCCTATGCGTCTCTCTGTTGACAAAGAACAGAGAGAGATGTAGAGAGAGTTGTTAGAAAAGAGAGATGagatatgtatgtattagatgcatgtatatattatgtatgtatgtatatgtatgaATGGATGTATGTatatgatgtatgtgtgtgtacaagagttgtgtgtgtgtggctaTTAGGCCATTGCCATGTGGGGCCAAacccccccactcccactgagagggaggccccacacccgttgttcagaaaataataataataaagatatatgtttttattaaataaataaataattagatatgataattaattaattagttaatgaattagttaaatagatatataagataacctgttaattagaataatcaaTTAACCTAATAGAGAATGCCATGtgggtccctcactaaattaatctgattaattaatactaAACCtatttaaaaacttgtgtctatgacacatgggacccactggtcagttgaccagtcaactgctgatgtcagcttgacatcatgctgatgtcataattgcttttaatcaatttaattaaatctgtctttaattcctaaataattaataaaactttaaaaattaatataaaataaaacgtaagtcacatcaaaatattttcaacatgaaagttgatcaacagaacgagacgaaccgggATACACGGtctattcgtttgtcacgcgtcactagcatagcaaacatggaacatttccatcgtttctcgtccgaccggtagtagcccgagacccggaaaatatcgtcacatattcttccgacccatGTATGATGGATGTTGTtgcattagctcatgtctagcctgcatcttgccatgtcatgcattgtgttgcaccgttgctattatttattgtttcttccaccTCTTCTtaacggtagaccccgagactgacgctgctgccgggtacatctacgaccctaccAATCAGTCATTTGTCGcatagcagcaaggcaagcaaaccccccttgatcattccaatATCgcttatgtctttcttcctagtccttgcattagtattttttgcTACTGTggtagatagctcctatatctgatgcatagcctatttttgttgaactgctactttcagtactgtactttaaatctgcatagtataggtggagcagtcatcccctctgaccccgtagtccagttgccccgcttgttttcaaatttcgatccctgatcgatgagccagacccgacacaacaaatacaccccttagttgtatgacgctatagagatactatagggtaccgagggtgacacctcgctaagtactccttatgatatctctgtagtatagctagtcgatcgtggttatcgagggtgattcctctttcaccattcccgacgacgcctctgtcgtgcaacccctcaagtgtgggacccccgagggtgattcctctaagcccaccttgacggatacatcgttcggaatccaacaagggtgatacatcggattcccccgatgttacaaccacatagttacttgaccatgttactgggatcattggtgattagatgttagaAGAGTGGATTCCTGCGAGATTGTGTTGAtgtcctaattaaaatgataatggatttgggtatttgatctcggttggttggagaccttttcgcactaaccggctacgcgggaagaattattggtactcgacgtc includes:
- the LOC123446194 gene encoding uncharacterized protein LOC123446194, whose amino-acid sequence is MALVVRASGGGGGVRLIFSALLRRMIGVPSRRVDTSSPSGSPSSDDDGDDDDDTCPRIKRIPCNISSLSNFLSLNGRDSSSAHMSGAMPLPFSHTDWPAHQMFDVRTARPESAKQDLEMVTRTRQVTRLPREHENVMPPVVLVNTTPGQPPILRIPLTDRLVASFLAQAVGVRLMVPLG